The Salvelinus namaycush isolate Seneca chromosome 1, SaNama_1.0, whole genome shotgun sequence genome has a window encoding:
- the LOC120051141 gene encoding neuropeptide Y receptor type 1-like has translation MEVSHVNNSSHHAWWKEMPWGDTDECTTSMSGTTFLIVAYSALIGVGLIGNICLVFVITRQKEMRNVTNIFIANLSISDILMCIVCLPVTIIYTLMDRWILGEALCKVTPFVQCISVTVSVFSLVLIAMERHQLIIHPTGWKPVVGHSYLAVAITWMVACFISLPFLSFNVLTNSPFQNISLPFNPFTDHFICMERWPSEHKRLAYTTSLLLFQYCLPLILILVCYLRIFLRLRLRKYMVERTRDNRQKKAKGSKRINAMLASIVAVFALCWLPLNIFNTVFDWNHQAIPSCQHDIIFSACHLTAMASTCVNPIIYGFLNSNFQKELKTTLYRCRCWGAPESYESFPLSIVSTEVTKGSILSKGSISMNV, from the coding sequence ATGGAGGTGTCCCATGTGAACAATAGTAGTCATCACGCCTGGTGGAAAGAGATGCCATGGGGCGACACAGACGAGTGCACCACCTCCATGAGTGGCACAACCTTCCTGATAGTTGCCTACAGCGCACTGATCGGGGTGGGCCTTATCGGTAACATCTGCCTGGTGTTTGTCATCACACGACAGAAGGAGATGAGGAATGTCACCAACATATTCATCGCCAACCTGTCAATTTCTGACATCCTCATGTGCATCGTGTGCCTGCCGGTCACCATCATCTACACCCTAATGGATCGCTGGATCTTGGGGGAGGCACTCTGTAAGGTCACACCCTTTGTCCAGTGCATCTCTGTCACAGTCTCTGTCTTCTCCCTGGTCCTCATAGCCATGGAGCGCCACCAACTCATCATCCACCCCACTGGATGGAAGCCTGTGGTGGGCCACTCCTACCTGGCTGTAGCCATCACCTGGATGGTGGCCTGCTTCATCTCTCTGCCTTTCCTCTCCTTCAACGTTCTCACCAACAGTCCTTTCCAGAACATTAGCCTCCCCTTCAATCCCTTCACTGACCACTTCATCTGTATGGAGCGGTGGCCCTCAGAGCACAAACGACTGGCCTACACCACCTCCCTGCTGCTCTTCCAGTACTGCCTTCCCCTCATCCTCATCCTGGTCTGCTACTTACGCATCTTCCTGCGTCTCCGACTGAGAAAATACATGGTGGAGCGAACCAGGGACAACCGCCAGAAGAAGGCCAAGGGGTCAAAGAGGATCAATGCCATGTTGGCCTCCATCGTGGCAGTGTTTGCCCTCTGCTGGCTCCCGCTCAACATCTTCAACACCGTGTTTGACTGGAATCACCAGGCCATCCCATCCTGCCAGCATGACATCATCTTCTCTGCCTGCCACCTCACAGCCATGGCCTCTACTTGTGTCAACCCCATCATCTATGGCTTTCTCAACAGTAACTTCCAGAAAGAGCTCAAAACTACCCTATACCGCTGCCGCTGCTGGGGGGCACCAGAGAGTTATGAGAGCTTCCCTCTCTCTATTGTCAGCACAGAGGTCACTAAGGGGTCGATCTTGAGCAAAGGATCGATCAGCATGAATGTATAG